The Centroberyx gerrardi isolate f3 chromosome 7, fCenGer3.hap1.cur.20231027, whole genome shotgun sequence genome contains a region encoding:
- the angptl8 gene encoding angiopoietin-like protein 8 → MRWALCLLCVAVGLRGVDAGPFWKPGKTADKEAPQEEVNVLMFGVIQLSESLNYVYETTEAKMARISQSIQSLEGTLQQLGKETEQAAEVEKQIKEVLGLLQVQMAKLQAQTKMTKDRLVGMEQEEAELKTKVKNLETYLNNSFPNSIKELQERAEEHSNILKSLQYFIQYQKQNLETHNLQLSKLHKMSEAMP, encoded by the exons ATGAGGTGGGCCCTGTGCCTGCTTTGTGTGGCTGTGGGATTGAGGGGAGTCGATGCAGGCCCATTCTGGAAGCCCGGCAAGACGGCGGACAAGGAAGCTCCACAGGAAGAAGTGAACGTGTTGATGTTTGGCGTGATACAGCTCAGCGAATCTCTCAACTATGTTTACGAAACCACTGAGGCAAAGATGGCTCGAATCAGCCAGTCGATACAGAGCCTTGAAGGGACCCTCCAGCAGCTGGGGAAAGAGACTGAGCAGGCTGCAGAGGTGGAGAAACAGATCAAAGAGGTGCTGGGGTTGCTACAG GTCCAGATGGCCAAGCTACAGGCTCAGACCAAGATGACTAAGGACAGGCTGGTCGGCATGGAACAGGAAGAGGCGGAGCTGAAGACAAAAGTGAAGAACTTGGAGACATACCTCAACAACTCCTTCCCCAACAGCATCAAAGAGCTACAG gagagagcagaggagcacTCAAACATCTTGAAAAGTTTACAGTATTTCATCCAGTACCAGAAACAGAACCTTGAGACTCACAACCTGCAGCTTTCCAAACTACACAAGATG AGTGAAGCTATGCCATAG